From the genome of Paraburkholderia flava, one region includes:
- a CDS encoding LysR family transcriptional regulator translates to MDSRYLQSFVYVVELGSIAEAARRLDLTPAAVAQRVKMLEEELGAKLVRRSGRTVGTTEAGERILDRARAVLHDIRDLKSDLDDAPELAGQLRLGGTPTMMTSLIPDVLSRLLARHPGIDIYLEPGTSMDLYRKVVSGDLDAATIVQPLFELPKSCDWHTFREEPLVLLTPASMKVTDPHAVLANEPFLRYDRNVVGGQLADAYLRQHGIQPHQRCELDGLDAIAVLVDRGIGVSLVPDWMMNRYAGLSLARWPLPHPFPKRVVGMLWGRSSARIRLVQAFLSTAQALQF, encoded by the coding sequence ATGGACTCGCGCTACCTGCAGAGCTTCGTGTATGTCGTCGAGCTGGGATCGATTGCGGAGGCCGCGCGCCGGCTCGATCTGACGCCCGCCGCGGTCGCGCAGCGCGTCAAAATGCTCGAAGAGGAACTGGGCGCGAAGCTGGTGCGACGCTCGGGCCGCACCGTCGGCACGACCGAGGCCGGCGAGCGCATTCTCGATCGCGCGCGGGCCGTGCTGCACGACATCCGCGATCTGAAGTCCGACCTCGACGACGCGCCGGAACTCGCCGGACAACTGCGCCTCGGCGGCACCCCGACGATGATGACGAGCCTGATTCCCGACGTGCTGTCGCGATTGCTCGCGCGTCATCCGGGCATCGACATCTATCTCGAACCGGGCACATCGATGGATCTGTACCGCAAGGTCGTCAGCGGCGATCTGGATGCGGCGACGATCGTGCAGCCGCTGTTCGAACTCCCTAAAAGCTGCGACTGGCACACGTTCCGCGAAGAACCGCTGGTGCTGCTCACGCCTGCATCGATGAAGGTCACCGATCCGCACGCGGTGCTCGCAAACGAACCGTTCCTGCGCTACGACCGCAACGTCGTGGGCGGCCAGCTCGCCGATGCGTACCTGCGGCAGCACGGCATCCAGCCGCATCAACGCTGCGAACTCGACGGACTCGATGCAATCGCCGTGCTGGTCGATCGCGGCATCGGCGTGTCGCTCGTACCCGACTGGATGATGAACCGTTACGCGGGACTGTCGCTCGCGCGCTGGCCGCTGCCGCATCCGTTTCCGAAACGCGTGGTGGGGATGTTGTGGGGGCGGTCGTCTGCACGTATTCGGCTCGTGCAGGCGTTTCTTTCGACTGCGCAGGCTTTGCAGTTTTGA
- a CDS encoding mandelate racemase/muconate lactonizing enzyme family protein has translation MPRIESVSVCAASVPLDRVTSFATRTVSTRHYGLVKVRSTDGVEGIGFCYVGSAAGELFTVAVEQLLAPVLIGEDSYAVEGLWQKMYQESLLQGRAGTVMRALSALDTALWDLNARTQQLPLHKLLGAVHLESVPAYASGGYYLEGKTPQMLGDEMASYVEMGFKAVKMKAGRLSPREEEARVRAAREAVGPEVELMLDINNGWTDATEALQYVRRIEQYDPYFIEEPFSPDDIDNHARLVKLTRVPIVTGEIGYGRWYHKELLDKAGAAILQTDAAVCGGISEWRRIAATAASYGVTMCPHWFHDVHAPLVAATPNARYVEFFWDDQVLNFRRLIDRQLVQRNGRIVLHDAPGLGFGFDENAVARYGQWRTVR, from the coding sequence ATGCCCAGAATCGAATCGGTCTCGGTGTGCGCGGCGAGCGTGCCGCTCGATCGCGTCACGTCGTTCGCTACCCGCACCGTGTCGACGCGTCACTATGGTCTCGTCAAGGTCCGCTCGACCGACGGCGTCGAAGGGATCGGCTTCTGCTACGTAGGTAGCGCGGCCGGCGAACTGTTCACCGTCGCGGTCGAACAGCTGCTCGCGCCGGTGCTGATCGGCGAGGATTCGTATGCAGTCGAAGGGCTGTGGCAGAAGATGTATCAGGAGTCGCTGCTGCAGGGCCGCGCGGGTACCGTGATGCGCGCGCTGAGCGCGCTCGATACCGCGCTATGGGACCTGAACGCGCGCACGCAGCAGTTGCCGCTGCACAAGCTGCTCGGTGCGGTGCACCTCGAATCGGTGCCCGCGTATGCGAGCGGCGGTTACTACCTCGAAGGCAAGACGCCGCAGATGCTCGGCGACGAAATGGCGAGCTACGTCGAGATGGGTTTCAAGGCGGTGAAGATGAAAGCGGGGCGTCTGTCGCCGCGCGAGGAAGAAGCGCGCGTGCGCGCGGCGCGCGAAGCGGTCGGCCCCGAAGTTGAACTGATGCTCGACATCAACAACGGCTGGACCGATGCGACCGAGGCACTGCAATACGTGCGACGCATCGAGCAATACGATCCGTACTTCATCGAGGAGCCGTTTTCACCGGACGATATCGACAATCACGCGCGTCTCGTGAAGCTCACGCGCGTGCCGATCGTCACCGGTGAAATCGGTTATGGGCGCTGGTATCACAAGGAACTGCTCGACAAGGCCGGCGCGGCGATCCTGCAGACCGATGCTGCGGTGTGCGGCGGTATTTCCGAATGGCGGCGTATCGCGGCGACTGCTGCGAGCTACGGCGTGACGATGTGTCCGCACTGGTTCCACGACGTGCATGCGCCGCTCGTCGCTGCAACACCGAATGCGCGCTACGTCGAGTTCTTCTGGGACGATCAGGTGCTGAACTTCCGTCGGTTGATCGATCGGCAGCTTGTTCAGCGTAACGGGCGCATCGTATTGCACGATGCGCCGGGTCTTGGGTTTGGGTTCGATGAGAATGCGGTGGCGCGTTACGGCCAATGGAGGACGGTGCGCTGA